A window from Verrucomicrobiia bacterium encodes these proteins:
- the rplU gene encoding 50S ribosomal protein L21: MKKAVIATGGKQYLVAEGETLEVELLKQEGKTATFVPLLVIDGDKTTVGTPEVSGAKVSADIVDADVKADKVTAIRYKAKKRVHKLRGHRQHHTIIKVSKIA, translated from the coding sequence ATGAAAAAAGCTGTAATTGCGACAGGTGGCAAGCAGTACCTAGTCGCAGAAGGTGAGACTCTTGAAGTTGAACTACTCAAACAAGAAGGCAAAACTGCTACATTTGTCCCCCTTCTTGTGATCGACGGTGATAAAACCACTGTTGGAACGCCTGAGGTTAGCGGGGCAAAAGTTTCTGCTGATATCGTCGATGCTGACGTAAAAGCAGATAAGGTGACAGCTATTCGATACAAAGCAAAAAAACGTGTCCACAAACTGCGTGGTCATCGACAGCACCACACGATTATCAAGGTTAGTAAGATAGCCTAA